ATCATGAGATTGTGTATGCTTGTAACTGAGAAATTGTTTCCAAATCTTGTAGAACTTTGAAGTCGTTCCAGTACTCTGGCTTCTTTAAAATGGATTCTTTTCCATATCATAATCTCAAAGATAAGAAATTGCTAATTTCATCCTTAATTTCACTTGGATTTTTTTCTGCATTTCAAAATCTCAAACTCTAGACATTGGCCAGAGTGACGGATATCTTGCCCACTGGACTAAGCCTAGTGGCCGACATTTCAGTTGGACTACAATTGATATAATTATATGCTAGACATGATTATTACCGTTGTAACACATTGAAATGTAATTGGAATATACTTTGTTTCATATTAAccttttttaatttttcagtcCCTTTACTTGGCTTTATTCATTTTCCTCACTTCCAAAACAAAAATTTAATGGAAAAATCAAGTCcttcaaaatggaccaaaaaaataTCCCGACTCCCAATTGTAATTTCACCAATGATCAGCAACAAAACAATCGCGAGTGACTAGCAAGGGTCATTCAATCCTAATATTATCTGCAGTAATGAAAACATCAAGAAAGCAATGGAGAGTACCGCACAAGGTTTTCATACAATGGAAAAACTTATAACGTTATTTCAACATTGACCATTCAGCTTATGGGGAGTAAGAATCAACCTTCAGTCCTGTGAAATCTCCATTTCCCCTCAGTCCTAAACATGTCAAAAGCCTATCGCTTCTCACTTCTCTCCGAATTGTACGTAAATCTTTTTCTTTCAAATCATTTTCCCCTTTCTTCCCATTAAGCGTCAGTTATTTGAAGCAACTCAAAAAGTCTTATAACAGGAAGCGAAGAATAAAAGAGAAGCTTAATATGCTTTACAATTATATTGTTGGCTGCAACAAAATTAAACCACTACAAGTTAACTGTACATTCATCGGACAGGGATTGAGTAGCCTCTTAAAGAGGTCAGACATCTCCCATGTCATTTACAAGAAGATTTTTTAGTGCCGCAAAATGAATTATGCTAGGTAATTGTATATTTGAGGGTTGCTCTTGTCTCGCTCCAGGTACTCCCTGTCGATGAGGCTCTCTATCCTTTTCTTCAAATCCGCTGGCTTGATAGGAAACTTAAGCTGTTAAACATAAGAAacaaaattttcatcaaaatcatagTTCATTTTGATACAGCTTAAAAAATGGGTTAGTTGACATCCTCCGGTCAGTTTACTCAGGTCACTGATGGCTGGTTTAATTGCAATGTTAACACTTTTCAATCCCCAATGAAGAAACAGGTCAGAACTCAGAATACAATTAAAATGCATTTTGGATGGGAAATTTGAAATCCAGGATCTGAACGAGTATATGAatcaaattttataatttgagATTTTGACTCGGAATGTGTGTGGCTTCCATATTACGTTGATTCAGTTTACATGCTCGAGGCAAATAAAATGGAATATACTTACCTGTTGGAAGAGTTCAGTAATCAGAAGTGTGTGACTTAGTACTTTCCTTGTCTTCATTATCCGAACAATAGCAGCATCAACCTGCAGCGTGCGTAGCAATATCACATATAGTTCACCTGGCTAGTTCTCAGCATTTTTAGAGAACTTTTTACAGCGCACAGACAATTATGTTGAGAAGGTGAACCTGGTATTGTCGGTCTTGAAATACTCTCTCAGTGGTGCTTGTGTTCTCCTCTACAGTTTCCTTCATCTGGATTGCATTGACCTGCATCCCCAAATGACAGTTAGCTTCAAGCTCTAAAATatgattgacaaaaaaaaaaatgcatgcaggttaaccacaaccTTGCTAAGTAATTAATTTAGAGTGATGAAGATACTGAAGCTTTTAAAGTGAGTAAAGCATTTGACCATGGTCACTTTTGGCACTAACAATATTTATGCAAAAGCTTAACACAATCAGATAAATAGCCACTGTATATACCAACATAACAAACATATGTACCTTTATACGATACAGAGGAGCAGTAAATCCCTCGTTGAAAAGAAACAAATCATCATCCTCCACATCCCTCCCTTTAGGCAGctgtcaaatataaatttaatgataAAAAGGGCCAGGAAAACTAACATCTACCAACCTCATCAAAACaagaaataagaaaacaaaatgtACAAATTATTGCAACACAGATGACTGCCACCAACCTTTTGCAGGACACGAACTTTTCCACATGCAAGAGACTGCAAAGTCCGTCTCAGTTCTTTGTCCTCTATGCTAGTGGCATCCTTAATATCTTGAAAGCTAAGCTTTTGGGCATCATTAAACAACATCAGAACGACAGTCTGGCACACAACACATAAAGCCCTGAACTATTAGAATGAGTCCACTTGTGCAGGTCATGGAGAAATCACAGGAGCAAAGAGAAAAGACCATGAAAAAGTAAAGGGTAGAAGACTATGAAACCAACCTGAAATAGGGAAACTGCCAGCTCCTTTTTACCTTTCAGAAATTCAGCTTTCAACACACAGTGACCCAATGAATTTTGCCACATTAAGCGCCTGCCACTATATTTACTTAAGTAGAATTCTTTGAAAATATCCTGTAGCATATAGGGAATTAGGCATCAGATGATCATTTATTGAATGCTCATAAAGACTATTTGACTTGTTAAAAAAAAACAGCTACTGGGTAACTTGTGCACAACCTGATAGACATTTAGCTCGTGAGGAAGCCTAACATCCATGGGCGGATATGTAGGCCAGTACCTGCAACCAACTCACCAAACCAAGAATCAAAAATTGTGGCACCATGTATTGGCTAACAATACAATGCATACTTGGAATCTAAAATCGGCTTCTAAACCTACCCTGTTGTTAAAACATGGACACTCATCTCAATCCCTGATGGAAGTTTTGTCCTTGCCTGGGATGATTGTTTGAAGGATTCATTTATCTCCTTTGAAAGTTCAATATCCTGCAAAAGAATTTACCAAAGGATGCACTTTATCACATACCCATATGATTTTACCATATGGTTGGCAACTTGACATGtgttatagagagagagagagagagagagagagagagagagagagagagatttaatGGAGGTTTGTAAAAATATGGATAACCTCAATTCCAATTGCCTAGACCCTTCTATTCCTCAATACTTGAAAAATTGAGACTTATTCGAAAAGCAACTTACCATGATGTGCTTCTTTCCTATTATAACAGTGTAGTTGTTATAAAAGTACAAGCTAATATACATTAGTCCACCCAAAATTGCTGCCAAGCATTTATTTTGACCTCTCCCGCTCAAATTTagtacccatcaacaatatggtACAACACACCGAGCACATGACAGTACTAGTATGATACCATATTAAAGTATAAAAAGTAGGCTTAGCATACTTGTTAGTAGCTAAGCAGTCCCTCATTTGCATTTAGTCAAACCAGAATGATTCCTACCAAAACCATGCAAATGCACATTCAGTCAATCATAGATATGCATTGCACTGCAAACATTTCCCAACACATGCTTCAACACAGCAACACACCTATTAACCTGTTTTCATTTGTAAAGATtaaaattctctctctctctcatgagCACCATGGCAGGGAAAATTGTGCTGATTGACAATAGCCAGTACACAAGGGGACATGTTACCTATAAAACGCATTTAATTTGGAACAAGAGGACTACATTTTTGCAACCTAGGGGAAATGTTGCCCACaccaggataaaaaaaaaaaagagggagagAAATTAAAATCATCCCAACTTTAATCTGAGTATTTCAGATGCATGCTACACCTCTACTGGGGACTTCAGAATGAAAATTTCTTAGGGCTAATGACCAAAAAAGGGTGTCCCATTGGATGAGGCTTCTCACTCTGTGGACTATGGATGTAAGCAGCCTTCCCCTTGCACTAATCTGAGTATTTCCTTGCTTTGTAATTGTGACCCCCGAGACACACTGGAGCAGCATTACCATTGCATCAAACCTCACCCTCCTGGGAGGCACTAATAGctatatgaaatttatatttgTGTAGCAATAAATTAACAGCTTGGCATTATAGGTCATAATGGCAACATGGAACAATTATTAAtcctagaaaaaaaattttatattaacatACACACCTTAAACATTCCTTCAAGTTTGTTTGTAAACTGGCTGCCGCACTCGGTCTTCAGCTGCAGTAGCAATTCAAACCTGTTAATATGATCAATAGAAgataaggattaagaacatatgTGAAAATATCTGTCCTTAACCTTTGATATCATAGATTTTTCTGCATCGATAGAAGCACTTTTTCCCAATAGTAGTCTTTTAGCAAGATCTTTCTTATAAAATGCTTCAAACACATCCTTGCCCTTCATAAACAGAAAAGAAcagaaaagggaaaaaaaaagtcATGCATGAGCCTCAGCAAGACATTTTCTAGAACAGAACCAGagatgatttaaataaaaaaaaaaaaaagggtagatgATTTTAAATAAGTGCTAGAGTAAACATGTTAATTTCTGGTCAAACAGATCAAATTACCTGAATAAACCTGAACAAAACCAAAACTTTATCAAGCGTACCCTCCAACTCCTCTTCAGAGGTTCCCTTATTTCCAGCACGAAGCTTCTCATCCAGAAACTTTGCAATCAGCTCAGCCGGCCGGTTCTATTAAAGGGAGAACAAAATGAATTCTTAGCCAGAAACTTGAAAATAATAACACAGAATCAGCAGTTTCAACCAGCTAACCTAGAATCATTCTTGAGGTTGACATCAATTATTCGACTACCAGTTTCTCACCAGTACATGCTTAAAACATAGATTAACAGATTGATCAAATCAATACAATCTTGGGAAGTAGCAGAGAAACCTCGGAGGAACACAAATTCTTGATAGGAATTTAATTGTCAACAGACATGTAGGCACAAAGGATATACAGATGCAGTAGCagcttttctttttaaattttttcaataCCAAGTGAATGCATATAGGTTTTTTtcaagaaaaggaaggaggaAATTTGAATTCTGAGACTCTCTATATATAATGATACAAGGTGCAAGATCATTCCCGTTGAAGACATGAAAAAATTCTCCAAAAGGATAAATTAAGCAAAGGGCAAAGCAGTAAGAAGGAATACACATCAGCAAAGCGCACTTCTTTCTATTAGCAAATTAAAATCTAACCTGCAAGCACACAAAATGCACAATTTTTCATACTGCTTTAAGAGCAGCAAAAGGGGATCAGGTTAAAAGCGATATGCTGCAGAATAGCAAGGTACTAACTTGCTTGAACTGATGACATTACCAACCAAATATGAAATATCATTCCAGTGAGATTATTAAATTGCATATGATATTTATATTATCTTTAAGTATCAAATGACATCCACCAATATTATGGTGATATATATGAGAGCATAAGACCCATTTTGGAAGATTTAAAGTAGTTATAGACCCCCATTAGTCCAAGGGCAAGCCTTTACGAGCCTTGTTTAGAGCAACAATTCAGCGGTTTGCCACTTTAATGGGTATCAAGACTCTAGCAGTGTTAACATGtagtttctttttttctttttttctttttttctattttaatttatcTAAACACCAGAACACAGAAACTGCCATTGCTTTACATATCCAGCTTCATTTGAAGTCAAACACCTAAAAACTCCATTTTTGAAACATTAGACTTATACTATCCTCTATAGATTACCAATCAAccaaactcacaattcaaatatcTCCTTTACTTTCACAGATTTAGGTTCTAGCAACCGACTTCTTAAGATGTTCATCCACGTTGGCCTTCAAACCTGTATTTTTCAAACTCCTACAACACTAAAAGCTGCAAACATCTTCAAAACCCAAACCTGAAATATTCATTTTCTCTAATTCCATCCCACGAAAAGCAGCCCTCTATGCCCTTCATTGCATTGCCATGTAATTCTGTAGTATTATACTCTCAAGGAAGAGGTTACAAGCAATGTACAACAAGTTTGAAAAGGAGAGTCGCATTAACTTGATAATCCTATTGATTTGAGTCTGCTCCAACATTTGCAAAGGAAGACTCCATCATAATCAAAAACAACACAAGGAATAATGATTCCATCATTTAGATCAGATTTTAACTCTCCAACTTTGATCACTTTAATATGTTTTACCATACATTATATCATTTGCATTGcaaattccacaattcaaccaactTAGAAATCCATATTTAACATTGGTTTAGAATCAATGAAGGCAAAACCAATAGAAAGGCACACTTACCTGACGAAGATTAATTAGATGTTCAAATGCATCTTTTATCGTATTGCAAAATGCTTCATTCTTAGAAAAGCTTTCTTCCCATATTGTGTCAAGAGAAGCCTTAAATTCTAACAAGGATGAAACCATATCCTTATCTTTTTCTTCATCCATGATAATGCCTTGTCCAGCTCTTCGAATGTATGAGCTAAGAGCCTGCCTTAATGATTCAAGGGCATTGACCCTTAAGAATAATGAGTACATTCTCTTAAGATCCTCAGTTCTATGGCCATCCATTAGCATCATGAACCCCTAGACAGATCAAAGAAACAATAATTATTAAAGCTATGAAAATAGATTGAATATTTAAAGAATATATGAAATAACTGCAGGGTATGCACACCTTATCCAGAATTGCAGATATATGACGTTCAAGAAGCTGCCTTTCAGCAGTTGCTATTAGAGGCTTTCTAGTACTTGCATCAAGATAGAGTAAGCATCTTTCATGTTCTTCATGCAACCTCATCTGCAAGAATGCATAACCCATGAATTTTCCAAGGATACATATACATTAGGCAACTTTTTtggaaaaacatgataaaaggtgccaaacacagtaCAGTTACAATCCCTTATAATATAATAtcaaaaaagaaatgaaatgcacctcCACATGCTTCAAGTAATCTGGAACATCCGATTGCTGCATGTATTTCATGCCTTCAGCAGCATAAAATTCAGATGTGCAATCCAGAAATGGTCTTTCAAAGCTTTCAGCATAAATTCCTAAAGCAGTAAACATCTTCAAAAGATGGTTTAGGAGAGTTCTATCAACAGATTCACCCAATCTGCAATCACAAAAACATGCACATGTTAGTTCCAAGATGAAAATAACTGTATCACCTTATGATACTCCAAGAGTTTAGTGCTTGTTTCAATTCCCACCACCCCAcaacacacccccccccccccaaaaaaaaaaaaaaaaaaaaacacccctCTTCTCCTCCTCCTTTTTCAACTTTGCTGATTACGTCGTCGACTTTGGGGAGGTGGTTTCAATTGCAGCCATACCTTACATAAGACTTTAACTGAATGTTTTCTAGTCTAAT
The Hevea brasiliensis isolate MT/VB/25A 57/8 chromosome 18, ASM3005281v1, whole genome shotgun sequence genome window above contains:
- the LOC110641783 gene encoding cullin-4 isoform X1 — its product is MSLPTKRSATTTATTSSSSTSATANFPPMKKAKSQAVSACSSLDPSCNKNGLHHFIPSTAADNDVVFDSSSMTLDDDPKLDDRSPPPAANLSRKKATPPQPAKKLVIKLVKAKPTLPAHFEVDTWAKLQSAIKAIFLKQPDSCDLEKLYQAVNDLCLHKMGGNLYQRIEKECEAHISSVLQSLVGQSPDLVVFLSLVERCWQDLCDQMLMIRGIALYLDRTYVKQTPNVRSLWDMGLHLFRKHLALSPEVEHKTVTGLLRMIERERLGESVDRTLLNHLLKMFTALGIYAESFERPFLDCTSEFYAAEGMKYMQQSDVPDYLKHVEMRLHEEHERCLLYLDASTRKPLIATAERQLLERHISAILDKGFMMLMDGHRTEDLKRMYSLFLRVNALESLRQALSSYIRRAGQGIIMDEEKDKDMVSSLLEFKASLDTIWEESFSKNEAFCNTIKDAFEHLINLRQNRPAELIAKFLDEKLRAGNKGTSEEELEGTLDKVLVLFRFIQGKDVFEAFYKKDLAKRLLLGKSASIDAEKSMISKLKTECGSQFTNKLEGMFKDIELSKEINESFKQSSQARTKLPSGIEMSVHVLTTGYWPTYPPMDVRLPHELNVYQDIFKEFYLSKYSGRRLMWQNSLGHCVLKAEFLKGKKELAVSLFQTVVLMLFNDAQKLSFQDIKDATSIEDKELRRTLQSLACGKVRVLQKLPKGRDVEDDDLFLFNEGFTAPLYRIKVNAIQMKETVEENTSTTERVFQDRQYQVDAAIVRIMKTRKVLSHTLLITELFQQLKFPIKPADLKKRIESLIDREYLERDKSNPQIYNYLA
- the LOC110641783 gene encoding cullin-4 isoform X2; this encodes MSLPTKRSATTTATTSSSSTSATANFPPMKKAKSQAVSACSSLDPSCNKNGLHHFIPSTAADNDVVFDSSSMTLDDDPKLDDRSPPPAANLSRKKATPPQPAKKLVIKLVKAKPTLPAHFEVDTWAKLQSAIKAIFLKQPDSCDLEKLYQAVNDLCLHKMGGNLYQRIEKECEAHISSVLQSLVGQSPDLVVFLSLVERCWQDLCDQMLMIRGIALYLDRTYVKQTPNVRSLWDMGLHLFRKHLALSPEVEHKTVTGLLRMIERERLGESVDRTLLNHLLKMFTALGIYAESFERPFLDCTSEFYAAEGMKYMQQSDVPDYLKHVEMRLHEEHERCLLYLDASTRKPLIATAERQLLERHISAILDKGFMMLMDGHRTEDLKRMYSLFLRVNALESLRQALSSYIRRAGQGIIMDEEKDKDMVSSLLEFKASLDTIWEESFSKNEAFCNTIKDAFEHLINLRQNRPAELIAKFLDEKLRAGNKGTSEEELEGTLDKVLVLFRFIQGKDVFEAFYKKDLAKRLLLGKSASIDAEKSMISKLKTECGSQFTNKLEGMFKDIELSKEINESFKQSSQARTKLPSGIEMSVHVLTTGYWPTYPPMDVRLPHELNVYQDIFKEFYLSKYSGRRLMWQNSLGHCVLKAEFLKGKKELAVSLFQTVVLMLFNDAQKLSFQDIKDATSIEDKELRRTLQSLACGKVRVLQKVNAIQMKETVEENTSTTERVFQDRQYQVDAAIVRIMKTRKVLSHTLLITELFQQLKFPIKPADLKKRIESLIDREYLERDKSNPQIYNYLA